The sequence gaaaacacagaaaaaataagCTGCTGTGAAATGACTCCATCAACAGAAACAACAATTGATGAAGTAAAAATTGACCAAAATACTTCTTTCTATGTAGAAAGGGTTTTACCCGGGTCTAAAGCTGGTGGAGAAACCTATTCTAGTCCATCTTCAAGACAGGCTAATGGTATGCTACAAACTGAATTGGATCCTTTGTTGGCACTGAAGAGCACTGTAGAAATTCCTGCTGAAATTGAGGAGGACATAATGGCTGTCATGACTAGAGAAGAATTTGGGGTTCTGATAGAAAATAAATATCTGAAAACAAACAGTAATTACAATTTTTTGGACACAGAACAGCCTTTAATTGCACAGATTCTGGAAGAAACAAAGTTAAGTGGTCCACTGCAAGATGGGCATTTTCAAACAATTGCCTGCTCGGCTGACCATAATGACAGTAAGAATCCCAGAAGAAGTTCTAGACGAAGaaattttttaaatggagattctGTAATAATGGAAGAGACATTAGTAACAGCTAAAGACATGTCACCTTTTAAAAGGGTATCTGAAGAAAACACAGTGAAATATTGGCTGCATGAGAATGATGGTTACATAGAGAAAAGGCCAACCATAAAAAGCCCTGTGAATATAGCAGGATCTTCCTGTTTATCTAAAAGCTGTCATAAAAGTCATGTCCAAATGCCAGCTGAGGATATTGTTGAAATGAACATGTCAAACCAGTGTAATATAAAGAAAAAGGAAGCTAAAGGGGTTAAATTCTATTCCTAAATCATCACTTCATTGTTTGCTTTAGAAATGTATGTCATGTATTTCTTCCACAGACATCTTGAGGAATCTAGCTTTTTTATTTCATAGACATTTTCACCAGCTGCAGTTTAATTATAAAAGTTATGATGATACAGGAGAATGAACAAAGTGCTAAAAAGATTCCAAATGGTTTGATTTATTAGCTCCTGCCCTATTGTTTAAATTCAGGCAATGTTTTAGTAAAGATAACAGCCAACTACTACCATAATACAGGAAGGATATCTTCAGAATAATCTTTTTTCGGTTGATTTTTTAGCTCAAAAAGCAGCAATAATGTAAAAAGATTATTTTTAGGAATGTTAATAAGTTTGTCAACAGGGCAACCTTTTACTTAGCTGTGTTCTTCTGTTCTAGCAGTCCAGAAATCACCTCAAAAACGTAAAGGTGGTAAACCTGACTTATTGGTGCATCCTCTTGGGAAAAGGAAGAGAGTATCATTTGGAGGTCACTTGAGTCCTGAATTGTTTGATAAGCGTTTGCCTCCAAATTCACCACTCAAAAAAGGAGCAATTCCAGCAAGATTTAGTTTGCCATTTGGAAACTCACCACGAGCAGTTTTGAAAAAAGCAtcagaatatgaagaatgtgtAATCAAGGTAAAGaagttccaatttttttttaagtcagcctTACTGTAGAAGTACTGATATACATATCTTTTAAATTGTATCCTAATCTGAAATTGAACATTTTGGTTTTTAGATGTTAGTAAACATTTTTCACCTTTACATACCATGTATAAATGCTgccatatatatacaatatatttgtggagttgggggaaaaaaagaagggaTGTAGATTTGAAATAATTGGCTTCCATTCTTATGAAGGAACCAGTTTAATTTTTTGTAAGTTATAAGATATTCAGACCAATTATGCAGTTTGGACTATAACAGTGGGGTATAAGTTTTAGCCTAAGGAAAATGCATCTGAAATACAAGTCTCCAGGCCATGTGATATGAACTACATACCTTTCTTGCATGTGTTAGGTGCATGCCTTTCTTGCATGACTTTCTTGTATGTCATAGGTAATGTACAGATGTTTAATCGAAATCCCATATATCTCCAACCTACCAACTTTATATTAATAGCATAGTAAATATAGTTGATCAAAATAGTGTATATGAAAAAGAACTAGAGGCTTACTGTACCAGCTATTTGTGATCATGGAATATTTTGTCTTGTCTTTAGCCTGTCTTGTCCTGGTGTCTATATGTAGgtacatttcagatttttaaaatgttgaattgaGGTTCATTTTCTAGGGCCACCCACACTGGGTTCTGCACCTGCTCAAGACAGCCACAAGCATTTTCTTGttacagaattacagaagaggGGGACACCCTACTCCTTTtggagtgtgtgcatgtgtaggaTTCCCTGCCCAACATGTCATGTGCTTAGATGTTAATTGTTAGTAGAAACAAAATAGGCTCATCTCATTCGAAAAGCTGTGTTTCACCTGTGAGTGTCTAATGAAAGCAGTCCCTATCCTTCCCAGTTGTGGTAGTGGTCCTTTGTAAAGTGCCCAAGGCACTGTTTAAGAAATGTTCCAAACTTGGGAAAAAAGTGATATACAGTGATGAGTGTGAGCTCTGCCTGTTGTGCTTGAGGGAATATTGGGAAAATGTCTATTTGCCAGCACTTTAACCCAGAAGGCAGCACTTTAACCCAGAAGGCAGGTCATTAAGCATATTCTCCTCGACCTAGAGGCAACCCATGCTACCCCATGCTACAAGTACCACCACCAGGATTCTTTAACGTATCCTCAACACCCATGCCAGTCACAAAAAGGAAGGATGTACCAAGGGGCTGAGACTCCCTCAGCAGAAACCAAAGAAAAATCAGGGCCAACAATCAGCAAAATTCTGAATAACCACCCATATAGTCGCTGTTGTATAAAGTTTCAGGACCAGGTTATCACAGTTTGCAGAAGTGTGGCAGCTCACAGGAACTGACAGAAAGGCAGTGCTCGCTTTTGTAGCATGTAAAGCATTGGATGGGGCAATCTCATAAATATCCCTGACCAGTGCAGTTGCAATCCCAATGTATGTCTGCACAGAAAtaatcaatgaacaacagttccagataagtgcaactctgttttcttaTATTTATGCTAATTTTTCCTTTTAGGATTTCTCTGAAAAAGATCAGGAGAATACATTGTCAAGAAAGGGGTCCCCTGCAATCTCACCCACAGCCCGCAGGTCCCTAGCAACATTTTCTTATAACTTGCCGCTCGTGAGAGGTCGGTTCTCTGTTTCTCGTGTTGATGGCACTTCTCTGAGTTCAGTAGAACAGAAGATTACTGCAAGAGAAATTGATGTGAATAAAGAAGTAAAAACTCCTGAAACTTCTCACCGTGAATCCCAAACTGTTCAGTCAGTAAGGAGAGGCAAGAGAAACTCCTTGCATAGGAAGAGTGATACTATGGATGTTATTCGTGCTAAAAGACAAAGTGGTGCTTCTGAAGCCAATTTGATAGGTTTGTTATAATTATTCAGTTCAGTGTTCCTGAAACAATAGTATATAGTAACTTTATAAAGCTCCAGTGGGTTTTAATGCTTCAATGTGCTTTTGGGGGGAATAGGACTGTAGTTTCTTGGTTTTTACCACACAGAAGTTAGTAATATGGCATATCGATCAATTGTCCTTGCAGTTTCAAGGTCTTGGGCAGAAGTCGTGAAGCAGGGTGTTCCAAAATCAGAAAAAAGGACTGCTACTAAATGTGGCTTTAAAAGAAGACCAGCAAAGAAAATGCCTACAAAATCACCAAAGGTATTCTTAAAAAATTAGGCTAGTATCAGAGTTCACTAAGTATTCTCTAATTTAATTGCTGAACATAAGAATGTTTCCTTAATTGTATGGAATTTTGCCATAACTACAAAAGGGTATATCTAATAATTCATTGAAAGAACATGGATTCGGTCCAGGTGTTTTCAAACACAGAGGGGTGATTTTCATTATTTTCACCCACTTCCTCAGCAgaacccagttttttttttctcatgttATTTTTGAAAGTCACCTGTCAAAGGAGCATTTTGAAGTGGGATAGAAAGTCACATTCCCCTTATGAAAGTGTCCATGAGATAAAAATTACTATTGTAGTTAGTCCTGTATATTGTACGTATAAGATCCTAGATTGAATCTCTGTCATCTACAATTAAAGTGCATTGGGTAGCAAGAGTGGTAAGACTTCTGCTTGAGTGCTTAGAATAGGCTTGGAagtgttttccaaatgggtgggagttaattttttatatattaaaatttgttaaaagatctatcaggtgatatgatcatatatgatcatgttcacataccccccccccaagatggacATAGAGGGGTTGCGAAGGGAACGGGTCCTGGGGgaacatacacagctatgcttcccaaccgtattctgcacaattgtgccacttctggactttcttgaaacctgaagaatgttccagagttgagaaaggctggcttagaaggTCACTGCTTGTCACAATAGACAGTACCCAGCTAAAGGGTCGGGTGACTGGATTTGGTGTGTCCCCACCCAGGATCTTCAAGGTATAAAGTATGCCTGCTGCATGTGAGCAGGGAAAGGCTAATCTTCAAAACCAAAATATTGTGCCATTATCTTATCAAACAGCTGATTAAATTCATAAATATATTCTGCCTTTGTAATCCAATGAATACCCATTGCAGCTTAcactaaaaatataaaatacattaaagcTGGATTCATTAAGTTCTAAACATATTACAAAGACAGTAAAAATGCAAAAGCAGTAAAGTATAATGAGCATGATAATTTGAAGTCTAAATAGTGTAAAAGCTACCTAAATATGTCATAGGAGTAATCTTAAAACCTTTATCAGatttgtgctttaaaaatatCAGCTGGATACAAACACCTGTGGAAAAAGTCATCATCAGCATTTATTATAGTTAAAGATCAGTCAAGCAGTTTGACCCAGGAAAAAGTAAGAATTTAATACTTCACTAGAAATCAGTTTTGTCCTTTggaactaagatcatggcatctggccctctcaattcctggtaaatagaagaaatggaggtaatgacagattttattttcctggactccaagatcactgcagatggggactgcagcaaagaaattaaaactcttgctcctggggaaggaaagctatggcaaatctagacagcatcctaaaaagcagagacatcaccctgccaacaaaagtgcgtctagtcaaggctatggtgttcccagttgcaatgtatggctgtgaaagttggaccataaggaaggctgagcgtcaaggaattgaggcttttgaactctggtgctggagaagactcttgcgagttccttggattgcaaggcaaacaaaccggtcagtcctagaggagatcagccctgattgctctttagaaggccagatcctgaagatgaaactcaaatactgtggctacctcatgagaaggaaggactccttggagagagccactgctgggaacgtttgagggcaaaagaagaagggaacaacagagaatgaggtggctggatagagtcactgaagcagtttgtgtgaacttaaatggacttcggggaatggtagagcaggagtagtcaacctgtggttctccagatgtccatggactacaattccctgccactggcaggggcttatgggagttgtagtccatggatatctggaggaccacaggttgactacccctgaggtagaggacaggaaggcctggaggatcattgtccatgaggttgtgatgggtcggacatggctttgcacctaacaacaacaaagaaatcaGTAAGATGAGGAAGACTGAAGGGGGGGTCAGTGGTAGAGTCCAGTGagttttgcatgcagaatatcTGAGCTTCAGTATCCAGCACTGGattgtagatgatgtgaaagacctcacctAGTTCCCCAGGAATCacctgtcagtctgagtaggcagtactgatGCTAATAGACCAATAAGCTAGCTTCATGTAGAAGGATTCTGTCATGTAGGGGATGTGATGGATGGAAGGACATTGATGGATGGAAGGCTCTGCACCATTGTTGAAATTGGCAAATTAGTCTACATCTGTACAGGGCGCACCAAActattttatttgcttattcaGTGGGTTCCATAAAGTCTGAGTGACCCATCACTCCAtgtctgcctaacctacctcacagtgttgtgaaGATTAGTGGAGGAGAGAAATTAATTATAAGCTGCATTgatgagaaaagtggaatataaatatgtaaataaaccaCTAGTGGCCAAACTTGTCCAGATGCCCcatgcagggctttgtgctctgtgaCTACTAgtaggctggagatccctggttCACATGATATTTGCCTGTCCTTGGCCAGGGTCAGGgcctgccttgtggaatgagttcccagaagatctTAGGTCTCTGACGGAGTTTGTAAAGTTCTgcgcaagacagagctcttctgccaggcatttggttgaccaGGTGGAAAGAGGAAGATCTACCCATCCTACGATGCACCCAACTGTAATATCTCCCCTGGAGTCATGGCTGTTGGGTGGGAGGACTGGTGTGAGGGCAGGTAGTgattttttaggagtctgtttttattgtgaagtTTGTttgatgatgctgatgatgatatgatgtaagccaccacgagctgccaggccaggagcagcagcctagAAATTGAACAAATATGTTAAAGGCAGCATGTACACTGCACATTAGCCTTGCAACTTGCTCCTCTTCCGTTGCTCCTGTACTACTAGTGGGGGGGAGGTTGCGGGTTGACATGGATAAACTGAGTGCACACCCAGACCCTTCATGCTTATCTCATTTCTCTGGAAAAGCTGAAACCCACACACAAAATTGGCCTTCTTTATCTGATAATGCAATTAATTTATGATAGACACTGCTGATATGATCATATAGTGCTCCCTAGCCCCAGTGTCTCAAAAAGTTCACTGCCAACCACTTTCAAGCTTTGAATAGGCCTGTGTGTATGGAAAAGTAATTTTGGGCCCAAATTGTTCACGGCTTTAATTGTTAATACTACCAACTTTGAGCCTGGAAAAAATCTCTCAACATTGTAGTCAGTGTTTCAGCTGAAGTATCTGCATCACCTTTGAGGACAGTAGTTACAGTATTCTCTGGTTACCAAATTATGTGCAGATGTGAGAACGTTTGCCTTTGTCAGCATTGGAAAATTGACCTAAACTTGTATGGGGCATGCCAAGCTACTTTATTTGCTTCTTCAGTAGATTCCATAAAGATACCTTGGCTGTAAGCTAGATATTTCAAAGGAAATAGAATGCTCTCCAGAACAAGTAGTATACCTATTCCCAATTAACCTTTATTTCCACCAGACAGCCCTTCCATTTTGTGGAGATGAAGTATTAGCTCTTCTTCATTCTGCCTTTTAATGATTCCAAGAAAACCATGGTTCACCACCTTCCTAGAATTAAATGGAAAGAAGAGGCTGATGGCTCGAAAACTCTGAAAGAGCTCTCTGTCTGCTTAACATAGATGCTAAGCAAAAATTATTTCCAAGGGCAAAAAAACCATGGGCCAGGGCAGTGGTTCCCTACTATTTCCTGTCATTTCCTGTTGTAAAGAATTTAGCTATTGAAATTTTCTTCCAGGGTACAAGTCATAAAGCACCTCATAACTACATTGCCTTTGGTAGTCTCAAAGCAGTATGATTTTTTCTCTGCTATCACTGccgtaaactaaatatgagcttGAATATGTGATTTAACAGCCTTAATACGTGTTTGTCCTCCACTTAGTGAACACAGATCTGAAAATACATTGGTAAGCAGTTCTGAACTACTTTTAGTTGAGCTTGCATTCATTGAATTGCTTAAGAGAGAAGGAATCAGAAATTATATGTGCACATTTCATACCTTTGTAGCAGTCAAACAGGGGTAAAAGGAAAGCAGACAAGGATGAACATCCTAGAAAAAAACTTTCCTCTTTCTAGTGGTACATTTCTATATGCACTTAATATTTCCAAAGTACTACTGTTTAGTTTAAGTGTAAAGGCCTTGCTTTTCATTCTCATTACTACAGTTTACAGTGAAACTTGTCAGAAAATGTACTGCTTGTGTGGCATGCTGTTTAAGAATGGGAACAATGGTCCAAGAAACAACCCAGTTTTCCTCCCTCCTATCAAATATCAGCCTAGCTATCAAGCCATAGGTTATCAGCCAGGCAAATCAGCCTCATCCTTGCCTTAGGTTCTTTAATATTTaggaaagggccatctgggcagCGCTATCCGGGTCCCAAACCTGTGGTCCGGCCTGGACTTCTGCTGCTCCAGTGGGCCAATCCAggtgcacccagcaaagctgggcatgtccagattgggccggcccctaggGGGCCCGCGGCTGCCAGCGCTCCAGCTGCTCGCCAGCAGCCTGCCCGCCAGTGAGTCACTTGACTGGCCTCGGGCCCAGAGTCACCCACCCAACCTCCGCGGCCTCTGAGGCCGCGTCTCCCCTCCAGCTGCCCAGGTATgtcacctctccccccccatgcCCACTCTCACTCCCAGGGGCCATTGCATTTTTGCATGCAATGGCCTTTTTGCCTAGtcatctatatatataaaaagaatatTAATGCTTCTTTATCATGTTAAAACCTGGGAGGCTTTAATGGTTAAAGTATCTGGAGAAGTTTGTACTTGGCATATGCCGGCTGCTATTCTCTAATGTGTTAAAGGAATAAATGTTCCATAACAAACTCATTAGAGTTAGTTCTATCCTTTTTCATAGAATTATGCATTATTCTGTAAGGTCTCTCTAAGTAATTGTTGACATTGTCATGCGTAGATAGCATAATCCAACCCAACACCAATATGTTCTGTAGAGATTGTTACATGGTTGTGTGCAGAATGCCTTTACTGTATCCAAGGATCCCCGGAATCGTGATTTTAGAAACAAAATAACATAGAGCATCTCTGCCTCTCCACTTCTTATGTCCTCACAGCCATACACAGAGAGCATTCTGAACAAAACAGCAGTTCTTCCTATGTCTAGTTGAGAGATTTCAGGATACAATCTTTCCACTAATatatttagagagccagcttggtgtagtggttaggagcatggacttttaatctggcgagctgggtttgattcctcgctccgcCACATGTAACCatctgggagatcttgggctcgtcacagcactaataaagctgttctgaccgaacagtaatatcagggctctctcagcctcacctaactcacagggtgttgtggggagaaggaagactcctggtagagaaaagcagcatataagaaccaatacttTCTTTGATAGGGGGGCATGCTAGAAGAGATCCTGCATTCTGACTTAGGATCATGTCTCACAATTTTGCATTCCAAGAAAGCATACCTGCACAGTATCAGTACCACTGCTTTGAAGACACGGGATTGTAGTTTGTGTTCTGCCATCAGTTTTCTATTTCTACAGCTGTGTTTTGTGCTCCCCAAATACTACTCATAGCTGTCTTAGACTACATTGGAACACCGTGGGGCCTGCAGGGAAGGGTGATTTTTATGGAGGTTCTGTGAGCATATGAataagaagaaaagtttgttcttatatgctgcttttctctacccaaaggaggctcaaagggccttccctttcctctccccactgtgaGGTATTGAGCATATGTGTCTATGAGGTATTGAGCATATGTGTCTCTTGCATGAGCAAAACAAGGCATAAGATCTACCCTGTAATGTTTAACTTGGCATTGCGGGAATTTTACATACAATTCTTCCCAATATTGAAGTAAATGTGCGTGTAATAAAAGTTTTGTACACACAATGGAACAAGCTTGGTTTTTGATGAGACCACAAAAGTTTGCATGTGTTTGTTTTCAGAACAATGTTCCCTCTTTAAAAACACCAACAAGGAAAGTGAAGGGTAACTTCAGTACAGGCCATGCAAATTCTCCTGCCCCAATTGTTGTCGGAAAAGCTCATACTAGCATAGTAAAGATAACTGCACAAGTCCCTAAAGTGATGTTCAACTATACTTTGAAGCATCAGCAAGATGTCAATGAAAGTTTTACAGGTAAACTGATTTTTGATGAAATgatattttgtttattattgaatacatttgttttaaataaatcccATGGGTTCACTTGTTACCTATGAAAAATGTGGAAAGAACATGACTAGAATGGTTTGAATTACTCCTGGGGCTATTATGCCTGTACTGGTTTTATTCACAGTCAATTCGCCAAGATTTTTAAATCGTCCtctttaaaaacgtttttttaactttcccatttatgcatgtgctctgatactgcgtTTTTTGGCACACCAGTTATTTATCTGGGTAACCAATGAAACTTTTCCATCACTCCTTTCCTTTTGGTGCCTTGCAGGACAGAGTGAATGGTGAAGACTGACTgacatttattacatttttattattaattattaatattattatacttgtttcctgccactcccatcaagccagcttgtggtgggttacacaataaCAACCCGCATACataaatatccccattaaaacccaattaaaataacattaatgCAAAATACAGTAGTacaacatggcggtaaaaataAGCCCTTCCCCATAATTGAATGACTACTGACAGAGGCAATGTAATAGTTCAACAACTGGCCATCCCTGATGATATTCCCAAGCGTGGTGGCATACCTTACTTAGGGGGGGCCATTTGATCTCCCaacactggcctcatccatagacctgccggaagagctccgttcttacaggccctgcaaaatgccaaaagctcctgcagggcctgcagttcttccaggagctcattccaccaggtaggggccgggaccaagaaggccctggccttggtgtaggccaggcgagcttctctggagccaggaatgaccaacaagttggtacctgcagagcacaaagccTGGCTTTgacctttgaagaagagttgttttttatatgccgcttttctctaccaggagtttcaaagcggcttaaatcaccttcactttcctctccccacagcaacaccctgtgaggtaggtgaggctgagagagcacttatattactgctcagtcagaacagatttatcagtgctgtggcgagccgaaggtcacccagctggctgcatgtagaggagcagggaatcaaatccagctcaccagagtaggaaccaccactcctaaccaatacaccaaactgaccCTGTGTAATGAATCGTTGAGATGGAGTATTTGGTGTTTAAGCATAGTTTATTCTGTCTGGAAGatttgtagatttttttttaatgtctgtatCATCTCTGGAGAATCAGTGTAACATAGTTTTGTGGCATCAAACTCCCAGGAACATCAAATATTAAAGGGATACTATGATAATGTAGACTGGGACTGCACTGTTCTGTATATAAGATGGTTATTCTGGAGATCAGTAAAAAAGAGTGATTTCTTAGTAGGTGCTTCGCTGTTTGTTGCATACAGACAAATGAGTGTTAACTGAAGTTTAAATGCTATTTGTAGGAATGGCTGAGATGTTCCACACTCCAGTGAACATGAAGCAAGAAGGCTCTCTATCTTCTTTGCGAGCTCCAGAAGAAGCATCAGAAATGCATACTCCAGAGGAATCTGGTATGCATGTTTTATAATATATCAAATGATAAACCctgtgcatttttcttttttatgaaACTATGTTACGCTACTGCTAAAAATCACAACTGATGTTGCAAATAGTGCTTCTAATAGCTTTCTCTGATTTGATTCATTGAATGAATTTTCACAGTTGAAAGAAAGAGCCCTAATCATGGTTAATTCTATTTAGAGTTCTTTCTATGCACTGTCTGTTTGATAACCTTTAATAAAATTGCAAGCCCATTTATGTGAGATCTGGCAAATTCCCATTTAATATTACCATACAGTATTTTGTTGGTGTTATAGgtattagatttatttttttaaaaaatagcattagaaTCCCCAGGGGAAAAATGAGGGGGTGTTGAAATATGTTTCACCCCAGGGCCTTTATATCTTTAAGTATATACTGAGTTTTCAATGTGATTGATTTTAAGATTTGTTGTGTAAGACTCTTTGAGTCcacttcctggagaaaaggaagaaaagtattTTAAATACAATCTGGgtaagtgggtt is a genomic window of Paroedura picta isolate Pp20150507F chromosome 8, Ppicta_v3.0, whole genome shotgun sequence containing:
- the LOC143843661 gene encoding uncharacterized protein LOC143843661; this encodes MLHFQNAIENKDSELINYSNSYASRNSGCLSRCNIVVLENTEKISCCEMTPSTETTIDEVKIDQNTSFYVERVLPGSKAGGETYSSPSSRQANGMLQTELDPLLALKSTVEIPAEIEEDIMAVMTREEFGVLIENKYLKTNSNYNFLDTEQPLIAQILEETKLSGPLQDGHFQTIACSADHNDSKNPRRSSRRRNFLNGDSVIMEETLVTAKDMSPFKRVSEENTVKYWLHENDGYIEKRPTIKSPVNIAGSSCLSKSCHKSHVQMPAEDIVEMNMSNQCNIKKKEAKGVKFYS